A window of Juglans regia cultivar Chandler chromosome 7, Walnut 2.0, whole genome shotgun sequence contains these coding sequences:
- the LOC108991829 gene encoding basic leucine zipper 1-like, translating into MPSTQSASSGFEADAITYGLMDEKKRKRMQSNRESAKRSRMKQQKKMEDLVDEKARLLRELKKNSARYSGRERGWYSLESENNLLIAEKMCLAKRLDNLNSLIVNLGLVKNNTPKSPELIMLNPSLLPQCSLSRPLPEGFGLNSVSGRGF; encoded by the coding sequence ATGCCGTCCACACAATCTGCGAGCTCGGGGTTTGAAGCTGATGCAATTACATACGGATTAATggatgagaagaaaaggaagaggatgCAGTCGAACAGAGAATCTGCAAAGCGCTCGCGAATGAAGCAACAGAAAAAGATGGAGGATTTAGTCGATGAAAAGGCAAGGCTGTTGAGAGAGCTTAAGAAGAATAGCGCAAGGTACTCTGGCCGGGAGAGAGGATGGTATTCCCTGGAGTCAGAGAACAATCTTTTGATAGCTGAAAAGATGTGCTTGGCCAAGCGTTTAGACAACTTGAACTCACTTATCGTCAATCTTGGGCTTGTAAAAAATAACACACCCAAAAGTCCGGAGCTAATAATGTTGAATCCATCGCTGCTTCCACAATGCAGCTTGTCGCGGCCTCTGCCGGAAGGTTTTGGCTTGAATTCAGTAAGTGGCCGCGGATTTTGA
- the LOC108991862 gene encoding protein SMAX1-LIKE 6: MPTPVNVARQCLTPEAAHALDEAVAVARRRGHGQTTSLHAVSALLSLPSSTLRDACARARSSAYSPRLQFKALELCLSVSLDRVPSTQLADDPPVSNSLMAAIKRSQANQRRQPENFHLYHQIPQQSSISCVKVELQHLLLSILDDPVVSRVFGEAGFRSSEIKLAIVRPLPNLLGYSRSRGPPLFLCNLSEYSDTGRHGFTFPFSGFPGFCGGDENCRRIAEVMDRNKGRNPLLVGVCAYSALQSFTEAIEKRKDSVLPVELSGLNTICIENDVSEFVTENFDKGSLSLKFEEVSSKVEQSLGPGLVVNFGDLNAFVGGDDAAGEAAGYVVDQLTRLLELHAGRVWLIGAAASDESYRKFLRKFPSVEKDWDLQLLPITSLRPPSMSESYPKSSLLGSFVPFGGFFSTPSDSKVPLSSSYRCVPRSLQCNEKCKPEVIAVSKGCCTTSVADHYKSSSPSWLQMTELGSNMGLDMKIKDDGAVLNAKVIGVQKKGDNICQHLQHTQLFPEANKFPTILGFRFVEDKKENTDNHSSNNTDAASNETNCVKVDSCMSMDVLKIATLQSSNPFPVVSKAKNERLLSEQCKPPSTIEDLESGGLYSLPCSLSNSSVGDGSRTSPTSATSVTTDLRLGICFSPINNKPKKCIQKNVINLSRDISGNISNHPTQSSCCSSPDYGGQFDPRDLKTLLRALTERIGWQDEAIACCRAITEKRHRESLRTNIWLHFIGPDRFGKKKIALALAEIFYGSREQFICVDLSPLDGIIYTNTNFHCQEMNGYDIKFRGKTLLDYLAGELRKKPLSVVFLESVDKADVIARNSLSQAIRTGKLSDSHGREISINNAIFVTTSTSSKGTSLGRIRKKPSNYSEERIFGAKCWPMQIRIEQAFVDSTKNQNMNALDTVRKEVSNPIFVNKRKLIGGNDSLEQSEISEMAKRVHKGSSRYLDLNLPAEEYEACDSDELNSEDSIFENSNAWLQDFCDQVDETVVFKPFDFVALTEKVSREIKKCFSKIVGSDCLLEIDSKVMDQLLAAAYISDGSSVVEHWVERVLSRAFAEVPKRYSLTAHSVVKLASCEGLCFEELALGVCLPPRIILN, translated from the exons ATGCCTACGCCGGTTAATGTTGCCAGGCAATGCTTAACGCCAGAGGCAGCCCATGCGCTCGACGAGGCGGTAGCAGTCGCGCGCAGGCGTGGACACGGCCAAACGACGTCGCTTCACGCTGTGTCTGCCCTCCTTTCCCTCCCCTCGTCCACCCTACGCGATGCCTGCGCGCGTGCGCGTAGCTCCGCTTACTCGCCCCGCCTCCAATTCAAGGCTCTGGAGCTGTGCCTGAGCGTCTCACTCGACCGAGTACCCTCGACCCAACTTGCCGACGACCCGCCTGTGTCGAACTCGCTCATGGCCGCGATAAAGCGCTCCCAAGCCAACCAAAGAAGACAACCCGAGAATTTCCATCTCTACCATCAGATTCCGCAGCAGTCTTCGATTTCCTGCGTGAAAGTGGAGCTCCAGCATTTGCTTCTATCGATTCTCGATGACCCGGTAGTGAGCCGGGTTTTCGGTGAAGCGGGCTTTCGGAGCTCCGAAATCAAGCTCGCCATCGTTCGACCACTCCCTAACCTCCTCGGATACTCGCGCTCCAGAGGTCCACCTTTGTTTCTCTGCAATTTGAGCGAGTATTCGGACACGGGGCGTCACGGcttcacttttcctttctcgGGTTTCCCCGGGTTTTGCGGCGGAGACGAGAATTGTAGACGGATTGCGGAGGTTATGGACAGGAATAAGGGAAGGAATCCTCTGCTTGTGGGTGTATGTGCTTACAGTGCACTCCAAAGCTTCACAGAAgcaatagaaaaaagaaaggacaGCGTTTTGCCAGTGGAACTCTCTGGGTTGAATACAATTTGCATTGAAAACGATGTCTCAGAGTTCGTTACCGAGAATTTTGATAAAGGGTCTCTGAGTTTGAAGTTTGAGGAGGTGAGTTCGAAGGTGGAGCAGAGTTTGGGACCTGGGTTGGTGGTGAATTTCGGAGACTTGAACGCATTTGTAGGTGGTGACGATGCCGCGGGTGAAGCAGCAGGCTATGTCGTTGACCAACTCACTAGGTTATTGGAGCTTCATGCAGGGAGAGTGTGGTTGATTGGTGCCGCCGCGAGTGACGAGTCGTATAGGAAGTTTTTGCGTAAATTTCCATCAGTCGAGAAGGACTGGGACTTGCAGCTTCTTCCCATCACTTCTCTCAGGCCGCCTTCCATGTCTGAGTCATACCCCAAGTCCAG CTTGCTGGGGTCATTTGTTCCATTTGGTGGGTTCTTTTCAACACCTTCTGACTCAAAGGTTCCGTTGAGTAGCTCATATCGATGTGTTCCCCGCAGTCTTCAGTGCAATGAAAAATGTAAGCCAGAAGTAATTGCCGTTTCAAAGGGATGTTGCACTACTTCAGTTGCAGATCACTACAAATCTAGCTCGCCTTCTTGGTTGCAGATGACTGAACTTGGCTCTAACATGGGACTGGATATGAAG ATCAAAGATGATGGAGCGGTATTGAATGCCAAAGTCATCGGAGTGCAGAAGAAAGGGGACAATATATGCCAGCATCTCCAACACACACAACTATTCCCTGAAGCAAACAAGTTTCCAACTATCTTGGGCTTTCGATTTGTTGAAGACAAGAAGGAAAACACTGATAATCACAGTAGCAATAATACCGATGCAGCTTCAAATGAAACAAACTGCGTGAAAGTGGATTCATGCATGTCCATGGATGTACTAAAGATTGCTACATTACAATCAAGCAATCCTTTTCCTGTGGTTAGCAAGGCTAAGAATGAGCGTTTGCTATCGGAACAATGCAAACCACCTTCAACAATTGAAGATCTTGAGTCAGGTGGTCTCTATTCTCTTCCTTGCAGTTTATCCAATTCAAGTGTGGGTGATGGTAGTCGAACCTCTCCCACATCTGCAACTTCTGTCACAACCGATTTAAGACTGGGAATATGCTTTTCTCCCATTAATAATAAGCCAAAGAAATGTATAcagaaaaatgtaataaatcTTTCACGGGACATCTCAGGGAACATCTCTAATCATCCCACTCAATCTTCCTGCTGCTCAAGTCCTGACTATGGTGGACAGTTTGACCCAAGAGATCTCAAGACGCTATTAAGAGCATTGACTGAGAGGATCGGCTGGCAAGATGAAGCCATAGCCTGCTGCCGAGCAATTACTGAAAAACGGCATAGAGAAAGTCTGAGGACGAATATATGGCTCCATTTTATTGGACCTGACAGATTTGGTAAGAAGAAAATTGCTCTTGCCCTTGCtgagatattttatggaagccgGGAACAATTTATTTGTGTCGATCTGAGTCCCCTTGATGGGATAATCTATACAAACACAAACTTTCATTGCCAAGAAATGAATGGTTATGATATAAAATTCAGGGGGAAGACTCTTCTTGACTATCTTGCGGGGGAGTTACGCAAGAAACCCTTGTCTGTAGTCTTCCTTGAAAGTGTAGATAAAGCTGATGTGATAGCTAGGAATAGTTTGTCTCAGGCCATTCGGACTGGTAAACTTTCGGACTCACATGGAAGAGAAATCAGCATTAATAATGCGATATTTGTGACAACTTCAACATCCTCAAAGGGAACGAGTCTTGGCAGAATCAGGAAAAAACCCTCAAACTACTCTGAGGAAAGAATTTTTGGAGCAAAATGCTGGCCGATGCAGATAAGAATTGAACAAGCCTTTGTAGATAgcacaaaaaaccaaaacatgaatGCATTGGATACAGTGAGAAAAGAAGTATCCAATCCAATCTTTGTGAACAAAAGGAAGCTTATTGGTGGCAATGACTCTCTGGAGCAGTCAGAAATCTCAGAAATGGCCAAACGGGTGCACAAGGGATCAAGTAGGTACCTAGATTTGAACCTTCCAGCTGAAGAGTATGAAGCTTGTGATTCTGATGAGTTGAACTCGGAGGATTCCATCTTTGAGAACTCCAATGCTTGGTTACAAGATTTTTGTGATCAGGTGGATGAAACCGTGGTTTTCAAGCCATTTGATTTTGTTGCACTTACCGAGAAAGTATCAAGGGAGATAAAGAAGTGCTTCTCCAAGATTGTTGGCTCTGACTGTTTGCTAGAGATTGACTCTAAAGTCATGGATCAATTGCTTGCAGCTGCATACATATCAGACGGGAGCAGTGTGGTGGAGCATTGGGTGGAGCGAGTCCTCAGCAGGGCATTTGCAGAAGTTCCCAAAAGATACAGCCTCACAGCTCATTCTGTTGTGAAACTAGCTTCTTGTGAGGGCCTTTGTTTTGAGGAGCTAGCACTTGGAGTTTGCCTTCCGCCAAGAATTATTCTTAATTGA
- the LOC108991863 gene encoding PHD finger protein ALFIN-LIKE 2-like isoform X1, translating to MLVVVGSSSVEEIFKDYSARRSARIPGPYLPTSLTLCMRINSFRTAIQRRRNLCLYGHPNETWEVTLSAEEVLPELPEPALGIIFARDGMKRTDWLSLVAMALA from the exons Atgctggtggtggtgggg TCCTCGTCTGTTGAAGAGATCTTCAAGGACTACAGCGCTCGCCGTTCTGCCCGAATCCCTGGTCCCTACCTACCTACCTCTCtcactctgtgt ATGAGGATCAATTCTTTTCGCACTGCGATCCAG AGAAGGAGAAATTTGTGTTTGTACGGACATCCAAATGAGACGTGGGAGGTGACTCTGTCAGCAGAGGAAGTTCTGCCAGAGCTTCCAGAGCCAGCTCTGGGCATCATTTTCGCAAGAGATGGAATGAAGCGTACAGATTGGCTTTCATTGGTTGCCATGGCCCTTGCATAA
- the LOC108991863 gene encoding PHD finger protein ALFIN-LIKE 2-like isoform X2, giving the protein MASFLCSPRLLKRSSRTTALAVLPESLMRINSFRTAIQRRRNLCLYGHPNETWEVTLSAEEVLPELPEPALGIIFARDGMKRTDWLSLVAMALA; this is encoded by the exons ATGGCTTCCTTTCTTTGTAGTCCTCGTCTGTTGAAGAGATCTTCAAGGACTACAGCGCTCGCCGTTCTGCCCGAATCCCTG ATGAGGATCAATTCTTTTCGCACTGCGATCCAG AGAAGGAGAAATTTGTGTTTGTACGGACATCCAAATGAGACGTGGGAGGTGACTCTGTCAGCAGAGGAAGTTCTGCCAGAGCTTCCAGAGCCAGCTCTGGGCATCATTTTCGCAAGAGATGGAATGAAGCGTACAGATTGGCTTTCATTGGTTGCCATGGCCCTTGCATAA